The sequence below is a genomic window from Henriciella marina DSM 19595.
ACATTAAGTCAGTCAGGGTCCCTTTTAAAAAATTCCGCCGGCAAGGCCTCGAGCGCTATTGCCAGTTGATCGATGACAATCACGGTCGGACTTTTGACCCCGTGCTCAACACCCGAGATATAAGTGCGATTAAGGCTGGAACGATCGGCATGTTCCTGCGACCAGCCTTTCAGATTACGAAGCCGTTTCATGTTGGCGCCGCCCTCAACCCGTATATCAACGCACGCTGCTGGAGCGCCATGCCGACTCTAAAACTACCACCTACAAGGATCTAAACTCTCAGCTTTTTGCTTAGTGAAGAATTGATCCAGTAGCAGCAATTCAATCGAGAAGCCCCGAAAGATACTCGCCATATTCGTTCTTGTAGGTCTCTGAGAGTTTGAGCAGCTGCTCATCTCCGATGAAGCCAGCGCGCCAGGCGACTTCTTCGGGGCAGGCGATCTTGATACCTTGCCGCTTCTCGATGG
It includes:
- a CDS encoding helix-turn-helix domain-containing protein, producing the protein MKRLRNLKGWSQEHADRSSLNRTYISGVEHGVKSPTVIVIDQLAIALEALPAEFFKRDPD